The following coding sequences lie in one Flagellimonas eckloniae genomic window:
- a CDS encoding NAD(P)H-binding protein codes for MKQQLCINKKIEKMKIVVTGSLGNISKPLAEELIAKGHSVTVISSNPEKQKDIEKLGAKAAIGAMEDVDFLTESFTGADAVYCMIPPGDYFDPDFNQIEFYKQVGNNYAEAILKSNVKKVIHLSSIGGNMNKDNGQLITHTNVENIFKSLPEEVKITTLRPTSFYYNLFGFIPAIKSQGIIASNYGEDDKCPWVSPSDIAEVVAEELEGSFSERKVRYIVSEELTCNEIAKTLGEAIGKPDLKWILISDEDMLSGALSIGFNPKIAEGLIEMHKSIHNGKLLEDYYSSKPKFGKVKLKEFAKEFAKAYNQ; via the coding sequence ATGAAACAGCAACTTTGTATAAATAAAAAAATAGAAAAAATGAAAATTGTAGTGACAGGCTCATTGGGGAATATTAGCAAACCTCTTGCAGAAGAATTAATTGCAAAAGGACATTCAGTAACGGTTATAAGCAGCAATCCCGAAAAACAAAAAGACATTGAAAAATTGGGAGCAAAAGCTGCTATTGGCGCTATGGAAGATGTAGATTTTTTGACAGAATCATTTACAGGAGCAGATGCTGTGTATTGTATGATTCCACCGGGAGACTACTTCGACCCAGATTTCAATCAAATAGAATTTTACAAACAAGTTGGTAATAACTATGCTGAAGCTATTTTAAAATCAAACGTAAAAAAGGTTATACATTTAAGTAGTATAGGCGGTAATATGAATAAAGATAATGGCCAGCTTATTACACATACCAATGTAGAAAATATCTTTAAGTCCTTACCAGAAGAAGTTAAAATTACCACGCTAAGACCTACATCTTTCTACTATAATTTATTTGGATTTATTCCTGCAATAAAATCTCAAGGAATTATAGCTTCTAACTATGGTGAAGATGATAAGTGTCCTTGGGTATCACCTTCTGATATTGCCGAAGTTGTTGCTGAGGAATTAGAAGGTTCATTCTCAGAAAGAAAAGTGCGCTACATTGTAAGTGAAGAGTTAACTTGTAATGAAATAGCAAAAACATTGGGTGAGGCAATTGGAAAACCAGACTTAAAATGGATTTTGATTTCTGATGAGGATATGTTAAGTGGTGCTTTATCCATTGGATTTAACCCTAAAATAGCAGAAGGATTAATAGAAATGCACAAAAGCATACATAATGGCAAACTATTGGAAGATTATTATAGTAGTAAGCCAAAATTTGGGAAAGTAAAACTAAAAGAGTTTGCAAAAGAGTTTGCAAAGGCATACAACCAATAA